The following are encoded together in the Proteiniphilum saccharofermentans genome:
- a CDS encoding fimbrillin family protein: protein MKTMKYITYVCVALLSVILYGCSDEVVNNSEPAAEGTLLNLYVGDIVTPGTRLAELGGAGSISEGTHPTNGDDKKNIGLYIYYEDDYKADILTKPYVRNLECEVKDGKIVPVDGSDIYIYDRMTIVAFYPYNSAADDYTFTSKDDEKRYPITENDYSYQYYIPYRAQTNVNPTNAYLVRLHLVPQQTVKIQVVLVSDDPDLFPDATTKTDGVVKIVPSIDPQDAGSGEDKRENWVDIIEQPYGSAPSPTSSGMHVQRFTSYIWKNNEQKGTDNPHHGDNPNHYDNTFKKGDVLLQSDKLTLFFPEDLEIREGNVYRYGYNLTTGEMFIPTSDNLIYDASTLAGGSGGYQVCDIDLTDKGDWTPVNFSGTYDGGGHAVKNMKITQVPVDGNVGLFGSVTGSSVIKNLHLESPEIEVENTDPNQTLNIGGLVGQLNRALTPEEEAARIQAIENNLRESLPPGLPESVIQALLSELLKEDTGQGTSSVQGCKVSQPTIKVTGENVIVGGLAGIVGDDQSYKGEIKDSYVSEGSIEVNKDVDPNTYEKVWVGAFAGLVNGGSISRSYTTSSAEGYMQPTPPDTDPVEVAQGFTNVVDPVPAGTGVTDSFTKTLKGNTVDGVKEFGPSEWPSWGTSDEWPKANSTLDNYWGNMGSTPSNYPTLVWESRLQ from the coding sequence ATGAAGACTATGAAATATATCACGTATGTGTGTGTGGCCCTTTTGTCGGTGATCCTGTATGGCTGTTCGGATGAGGTGGTAAACAATTCCGAACCTGCTGCCGAGGGGACCTTGCTAAACCTATACGTGGGAGATATCGTAACGCCCGGAACCCGTCTTGCCGAATTAGGGGGAGCCGGAAGTATCAGCGAGGGAACGCATCCCACAAATGGTGACGACAAAAAGAATATCGGATTGTATATCTATTATGAAGATGATTATAAAGCTGATATTCTTACGAAACCCTATGTGCGTAACTTGGAGTGTGAAGTGAAGGACGGTAAAATCGTGCCGGTAGATGGGAGTGATATTTATATTTACGACCGGATGACTATTGTGGCTTTTTATCCTTATAATAGTGCGGCTGACGATTATACATTCACTTCGAAAGATGATGAGAAAAGATATCCCATCACCGAGAACGATTATTCTTACCAGTATTATATCCCATACCGGGCACAAACTAATGTGAATCCTACCAATGCTTATCTTGTAAGATTGCATTTGGTGCCTCAGCAAACAGTGAAAATACAGGTGGTATTGGTGTCTGACGATCCGGACCTATTTCCTGATGCTACGACAAAGACAGATGGAGTAGTGAAGATAGTGCCGTCTATAGATCCACAGGATGCCGGCAGCGGTGAGGATAAGAGGGAGAATTGGGTGGATATCATTGAGCAACCCTACGGCTCTGCGCCGAGTCCCACCTCCAGTGGAATGCATGTGCAACGATTTACCTCCTATATATGGAAAAATAATGAGCAAAAGGGAACCGATAATCCCCATCATGGCGACAATCCTAACCACTACGACAATACCTTCAAAAAAGGGGATGTATTGCTTCAAAGTGATAAGTTGACTTTGTTTTTCCCTGAGGACTTGGAGATACGGGAGGGTAACGTATATCGTTACGGATACAATTTAACAACCGGTGAGATGTTTATTCCCACTTCCGATAACCTGATATATGATGCATCCACTTTGGCCGGTGGGAGTGGGGGATACCAAGTGTGTGATATAGATTTGACAGATAAAGGCGACTGGACCCCGGTAAATTTTTCCGGTACCTACGATGGTGGAGGCCATGCGGTAAAAAATATGAAAATAACCCAAGTGCCGGTTGACGGGAATGTTGGCTTGTTTGGAAGTGTTACCGGCAGCAGCGTCATCAAGAACCTGCATTTGGAGAGTCCGGAGATTGAGGTAGAGAATACTGATCCCAATCAGACTCTTAACATAGGGGGACTGGTAGGGCAGCTGAACAGGGCTTTGACTCCAGAAGAGGAGGCAGCCCGAATACAAGCTATTGAAAATAATTTAAGAGAAAGTCTTCCCCCCGGGCTCCCCGAGTCGGTGATCCAAGCTCTATTGTCCGAACTCTTGAAAGAAGACACCGGACAAGGAACCAGTAGCGTGCAGGGCTGTAAGGTTTCACAACCCACGATTAAAGTCACGGGAGAGAACGTGATTGTGGGTGGCCTCGCAGGAATTGTTGGTGATGACCAGAGTTATAAGGGAGAGATAAAAGATTCTTATGTGTCTGAGGGCAGTATTGAGGTGAATAAAGATGTGGACCCCAACACTTACGAGAAGGTATGGGTTGGAGCCTTTGCCGGCCTGGTCAATGGAGGTTCCATATCGCGTAGTTACACAACCTCTTCGGCTGAAGGGTATATGCAACCAACTCCACCCGACACTGATCCCGTGGAGGTGGCACAAGGATTCACCAATGTAGTAGATCCTGTACCGGCAGGAACAGGTGTTACCGATAGCTTTACGAAAACCTTGAAAGGTAATACGGTGGATGGGGTAAAAGAATTCGGCCCTTCCGAATGGCCTTCCTGGGGTACCAGTGACGAGTGGCCGAAAGCAAATAGCACTTTGGATAACTATTGGGGAAATATGGGAAGTACTCCTTCCAACTATCCTACTTTAGTGTGGGAGTCTCGTTTACAATAA
- a CDS encoding IS30 family transposase, with translation MKKFKQLTVERRYQISALLQRGSTQKQIAGIVGVSESTISRELSRNKAKRGKYSAARAQMLADERKERFKRKRSFSSSMQRFIDKKLREEQWSPEQINGYCKVNGIEMVSVERIYQHIRKDKAQGGDLYTFLRHKLKHRRRPVSDTRVHIKDRVGIEHRPAIVDQKKRFGDLEIDTVIGKDGKGAILTIVERTKAFVLMEKLEKGKNAEAVKETVIRLLMPYKGKIHTITSDNGKEFAEHKAIASALDIDFYFANPYSSWERGLNEYTNKLVRQYIPKGTDFNDVNSEKVKEIQYKLNRRPRKKLNYKTPAQLFFASLENKIAFAS, from the coding sequence ATGAAAAAATTTAAACAATTGACCGTAGAGCGAAGATACCAAATATCAGCTCTACTTCAAAGGGGAAGTACACAAAAACAGATTGCAGGGATTGTAGGAGTATCGGAATCAACCATAAGTCGGGAGTTGTCCCGCAATAAAGCCAAGCGTGGGAAGTATTCTGCGGCTCGCGCTCAAATGCTTGCCGATGAACGCAAGGAACGCTTCAAGCGCAAGCGTAGCTTCAGTTCATCCATGCAGCGGTTCATTGACAAAAAACTACGGGAAGAACAGTGGTCTCCCGAACAGATTAACGGCTATTGCAAAGTCAACGGCATTGAGATGGTAAGCGTGGAAAGGATTTATCAGCACATTCGCAAAGACAAGGCGCAAGGAGGAGATTTATACACTTTCTTACGCCACAAGCTCAAGCACAGAAGACGCCCGGTATCGGATACCCGGGTACACATTAAAGACAGGGTGGGGATTGAACACCGACCGGCAATCGTAGACCAGAAAAAACGATTTGGAGATTTGGAAATCGATACCGTAATCGGCAAAGACGGCAAGGGTGCCATCTTAACCATCGTGGAGCGAACCAAGGCGTTTGTGCTAATGGAAAAATTGGAAAAGGGGAAGAATGCCGAGGCAGTAAAGGAGACTGTCATCCGTCTGTTAATGCCTTATAAAGGAAAGATTCACACCATAACATCCGATAACGGCAAGGAGTTTGCAGAACACAAAGCCATTGCAAGCGCTTTGGATATTGATTTTTACTTTGCCAATCCATACAGTTCCTGGGAAAGAGGATTGAACGAATACACCAATAAACTCGTACGCCAATACATCCCGAAAGGAACTGACTTTAATGATGTTAATAGTGAAAAAGTGAAGGAGATACAATACAAATTAAACCGAAGACCAAGAAAAAAATTGAACTATAAAACACCGGCTCAATTATTTTTTGCATCTTTGGAAAATAAAATTGCATTTGCGAGTTGA
- a CDS encoding fimbrillin family protein, whose product MLKQFYKYMTALLIGGTIVGCTSDLPVENPPVEGDVPVQLNGMLRSLGDADDPGDGELITTGYPLEAYSGVKFYLSARTVDAPVSNYLLNQEIFIGAKNTTDQGRNKLDGTVYYPLGKKAINLFSYTGSTISENGNITLTSGTGINNDYLLGVGTEADGTTLKSGKSDDPVEYITYKHLMTRVDVRIEVAGDVEETKPQSVTMNFYRSGNTAPIANKGTYNIFTGGNSEGYATNSPNGDYSFSNITTTPTTHYLVPNGMNLTTYPGQIFSYLKIDDYVATTEDLVALKFSKAKLGSTGVETDFILKPGLAYDLVFKINRLKITSIEVTVKPWDVKPGDTEWGYEPKIISLSTDDYDSGDISKMLLKYEHTDGKVYQYIGKAELDGSGYNVDFVSLPPNLSTLGGKLTADLYTKDGLLAKDVTITPSGDTELAVDNLGRYGMKKRGDILEISTPLQFALMLNDAAKPDGAKYEVMRDLDMNGVSVEIVPQAFPENSVLDGKGFDILNLYITGNGLFTENKGILKHFRIASGEITGNGSGAIGAICQSNSGTIEAVANQANVQAASGQMVAGGIAGTNEAGGTIIASVNSGNVFGDSSGAVGGIVGENKNSSGGAVTACLNTGMLDKSANVLGGIIGTSVAGTSQPVVVTGFWLTGTARKDQAVSAELAVGNNPEYAVDGESADLASSVIRSNNTIDKLNSALGSSAWKYELDENRFSWPIAVPNP is encoded by the coding sequence ATGTTGAAACAATTCTATAAATATATGACGGCACTCCTCATTGGTGGAACCATCGTTGGTTGTACTTCCGACCTTCCGGTGGAAAACCCGCCTGTGGAAGGAGATGTGCCGGTACAACTGAATGGAATGCTGAGGTCGTTGGGTGATGCTGATGACCCAGGTGATGGGGAGTTGATCACTACAGGGTATCCATTGGAAGCCTATTCCGGGGTGAAGTTTTACCTGTCCGCAAGGACAGTCGACGCGCCGGTATCAAACTACTTGCTAAACCAGGAAATCTTTATTGGTGCGAAAAATACAACAGACCAAGGCCGGAATAAGCTGGATGGTACTGTCTATTATCCTCTCGGTAAGAAAGCGATTAATTTGTTTTCTTATACAGGATCGACGATAAGTGAAAATGGAAATATCACCCTGACTTCCGGTACAGGTATCAATAATGACTATCTGTTGGGCGTAGGGACCGAAGCCGATGGGACTACACTGAAATCCGGCAAGTCGGATGATCCGGTCGAGTACATCACCTACAAGCACCTGATGACCCGGGTGGATGTGAGGATAGAGGTGGCAGGTGATGTGGAAGAAACGAAACCGCAGAGCGTGACAATGAATTTCTACCGTTCCGGAAATACGGCACCTATTGCTAATAAAGGCACTTACAACATATTTACCGGTGGAAATAGTGAGGGTTATGCAACAAATAGTCCAAATGGGGACTATAGTTTTTCAAATATCACGACAACCCCTACCACTCACTATCTGGTGCCAAACGGCATGAACTTGACCACATATCCAGGGCAGATATTTTCCTATCTGAAAATTGATGACTATGTGGCCACAACAGAAGACTTGGTGGCATTGAAATTCTCAAAAGCTAAATTAGGGAGTACGGGAGTCGAAACCGATTTTATTCTTAAACCGGGTCTTGCTTATGACTTGGTGTTTAAAATCAATCGGTTGAAGATTACTTCGATAGAAGTGACCGTGAAACCTTGGGATGTTAAACCGGGTGATACCGAATGGGGTTACGAACCGAAAATTATCTCACTCTCCACTGATGACTATGATAGTGGTGATATCTCCAAGATGTTACTGAAGTACGAACATACGGATGGAAAGGTATATCAATATATCGGTAAGGCAGAGTTGGATGGATCTGGTTACAATGTAGATTTTGTTTCATTACCCCCAAACCTCTCAACGTTAGGGGGCAAACTCACGGCCGATTTATATACTAAAGACGGACTATTGGCAAAAGATGTCACGATCACTCCTTCCGGTGATACAGAGCTTGCGGTGGACAATCTGGGCAGATATGGAATGAAGAAAAGGGGTGATATATTGGAAATTTCCACTCCCTTGCAATTTGCACTGATGCTCAACGATGCCGCTAAACCTGACGGTGCGAAATATGAAGTGATGAGAGACCTTGATATGAATGGTGTTTCAGTGGAGATCGTTCCTCAGGCATTTCCCGAAAATTCAGTGTTGGACGGTAAAGGATTCGATATTTTAAACCTGTACATCACTGGTAACGGCCTTTTCACCGAAAATAAGGGAATCTTGAAACATTTCCGTATCGCGTCGGGAGAGATAACAGGAAACGGCTCCGGAGCTATCGGGGCGATCTGTCAATCCAACTCCGGTACGATAGAGGCGGTAGCCAACCAGGCCAACGTGCAGGCTGCCTCAGGACAAATGGTTGCCGGTGGTATTGCGGGGACAAATGAGGCTGGCGGTACAATCATCGCTTCGGTGAATAGCGGAAACGTATTCGGTGATTCTTCTGGAGCCGTAGGAGGTATTGTCGGTGAAAATAAGAATTCCAGTGGAGGCGCTGTTACCGCCTGTCTCAATACGGGAATGCTCGATAAGAGTGCCAATGTCTTGGGTGGAATCATCGGCACTTCGGTAGCCGGTACTTCCCAGCCTGTTGTCGTCACCGGATTTTGGTTGACCGGTACAGCCAGAAAAGACCAGGCTGTCAGTGCGGAATTGGCCGTAGGCAATAACCCTGAATATGCAGTAGATGGAGAAAGTGCCGATTTGGCTTCTTCGGTAATTCGTAGTAACAATACGATTGATAAATTAAATAGCGCATTGGGTTCTTCTGCTTGGAAGTACGAACTGGATGAGAATAGGTTCTCTTGGCCAATAGCAGTACCGAATCCTTAA
- a CDS encoding fimbrillin family protein, protein MKRKYYTYMAALCSLLIFASCDKEAIDIPGTETEKVPITLSASSLPVSVDVQTRAETIDGRTIGVVAANTDETTPLTSVDWFDYYLDHVKASGTNTTLNGEKEVAFSPAQYWPFNPAEYLAFVAYSPYHGTNGDSRVERVSGTNTLKVTANGNSFPDFLYTEPVGPYNKETAKAATDKAIGLGEFQHAMAKLDIQVKLVDKDGVEIPAANFPNPNRLRIAELRVSTEVKNGEFDLLQTTSPKAWTNLDATGPKEIVRTHISSLITLTATLPTYTNCFLLPGTEEKSYVSIKIQELHPTTNTVVNEVLREAKITEFEVSSGVGAKLEMGKTTLLTIKVKYVPIPDPDTDVILEGQLVEWDYKGESTVTIE, encoded by the coding sequence ATGAAAAGGAAATATTATACATATATGGCGGCACTTTGTTCGCTGCTCATTTTTGCGAGTTGCGACAAAGAAGCCATCGATATCCCCGGCACGGAGACGGAGAAGGTGCCAATCACCCTCTCCGCGTCTTCCCTTCCGGTATCGGTAGATGTGCAGACAAGGGCGGAGACGATCGATGGAAGAACCATTGGGGTGGTCGCCGCAAATACGGATGAAACAACCCCTCTTACATCCGTCGATTGGTTCGATTACTATCTCGATCATGTAAAGGCAAGCGGTACAAATACAACATTGAACGGAGAGAAAGAGGTCGCTTTTTCTCCTGCCCAATATTGGCCGTTCAATCCCGCCGAATACCTGGCTTTCGTGGCTTACAGTCCGTACCATGGGACTAACGGTGATAGCAGGGTAGAACGAGTGAGCGGGACCAACACATTAAAGGTCACAGCCAATGGAAATTCTTTTCCCGATTTTCTTTATACCGAGCCGGTTGGCCCGTATAACAAAGAAACAGCAAAGGCGGCAACAGATAAAGCCATCGGCTTAGGGGAATTTCAACACGCCATGGCAAAGCTCGATATACAGGTGAAATTGGTGGATAAAGATGGGGTAGAAATTCCGGCAGCGAATTTCCCTAATCCGAACCGATTGAGGATTGCGGAGCTGAGAGTATCGACGGAGGTGAAAAACGGGGAGTTCGATTTACTTCAGACAACATCTCCCAAAGCATGGACGAACCTGGATGCGACAGGTCCTAAAGAGATAGTGCGTACTCACATCAGTTCGTTAATAACACTGACGGCGACACTTCCCACTTATACAAACTGTTTCTTGCTGCCGGGTACGGAGGAAAAGAGTTATGTGTCGATCAAGATTCAGGAACTACACCCAACTACCAACACTGTTGTCAATGAAGTCTTGAGAGAGGCTAAAATCACAGAGTTTGAGGTCTCCAGTGGGGTAGGCGCCAAACTCGAAATGGGTAAAACCACGTTGCTGACCATTAAGGTGAAATATGTGCCTATTCCGGATCCCGATACAGATGTCATTCTTGAAGGACAGTTGGTGGAATGGGATTATAAAGGTGAAAGTACCGTTACGATTGAATGA
- a CDS encoding M23 family metallopeptidase yields MKHKTSVLIVNSREKTSKVRQVPTHIIVHWRKYAAFLSLLIISFILVSGFLIYQNTSRVYKERLDRANYIRNRIDLHKALTAFASIDSGMYRINSFLQDRGLEKLKMDNMGGISTEFDITNINEFADFYQKQVLGLEETLNSVPIGKPFDGKITSEYGYRRNPFTGRNTEFHGGIDFKGQVGDSIKTTGCGIVTFAGYKGGYGRCVIIEHDKNLQTLYAHLWQIHVKKGDYVQSGQFIGLMGSSGRSTGSHLHYEIIYNRKRINPKKYISIDDEEEIYG; encoded by the coding sequence AGTTCTAATTGTTAATTCCAGGGAGAAGACAAGCAAAGTCCGTCAGGTACCCACCCACATCATTGTCCACTGGCGGAAATACGCGGCATTTCTCTCATTGCTTATCATCTCCTTTATCCTGGTTTCCGGTTTTCTGATCTATCAGAACACCAGTCGGGTTTATAAGGAAAGGCTGGACAGAGCCAATTATATCCGGAACCGGATCGATCTTCACAAGGCTCTCACCGCTTTTGCGTCCATTGATTCGGGGATGTATCGCATCAACTCATTCCTTCAGGACAGGGGGTTGGAAAAGTTGAAAATGGACAATATGGGGGGAATAAGCACTGAATTTGACATCACAAATATCAATGAATTTGCCGATTTTTATCAAAAGCAGGTATTGGGGTTGGAGGAAACATTAAACTCGGTACCGATAGGCAAACCATTTGACGGAAAAATAACTTCAGAATATGGGTATCGCCGTAACCCGTTCACAGGAAGAAATACGGAGTTTCATGGCGGCATAGATTTTAAAGGCCAGGTGGGAGACAGCATTAAAACCACGGGTTGCGGGATAGTTACTTTTGCCGGATATAAAGGCGGATACGGGAGATGCGTGATCATTGAACACGATAAAAATCTCCAAACGCTGTACGCACACCTCTGGCAGATCCATGTGAAGAAAGGTGATTATGTGCAGAGCGGACAATTTATCGGATTGATGGGCAGTTCCGGGAGGAGTACGGGCTCACATTTACATTATGAAATTATTTATAACAGGAAGAGAATCAACCCTAAAAAATACATAAGTATTGATGATGAGGAAGAAATTTATGGCTAA
- a CDS encoding bactofilin family protein, protein MSFKGDIHGDGIVRIDGKVEGNISSKQGIILGEKANVEGSLESDNVIIFGHIKGSIKSKELILKTTGSVQGDIVSDFLEVEMGSKYDGSLKIGQREIHDDTKQGKVKVAPPGIEPGSTV, encoded by the coding sequence ATGAGTTTCAAAGGGGATATTCACGGAGACGGCATTGTCCGGATCGACGGCAAAGTGGAAGGAAACATATCGTCAAAACAAGGCATCATCCTGGGGGAAAAAGCAAATGTGGAAGGTTCTTTGGAAAGCGACAATGTCATTATCTTTGGACACATCAAAGGTTCTATCAAAAGCAAAGAACTTATTTTAAAAACTACCGGATCGGTTCAAGGCGATATCGTTTCCGATTTTTTGGAAGTAGAAATGGGCAGCAAGTACGATGGATCCCTGAAAATCGGACAACGCGAAATACACGACGATACCAAACAGGGCAAAGTAAAAGTAGCTCCGCCGGGAATCGAACCCGGATCTACGGTTTAG
- a CDS encoding fimbrillin family protein codes for MKIKSLIYSLLIFGGVVSLGSCQNDVNDPLPVGEGQQLTLLPSVADRNKVEVRAAGNIPFFENGNDITVQVKTSRTGSDFVSYPYTYNNGTFAEKAQGQGFFFPADQTFISELKAFWPSFENRGAVITDQRDLDQFKLANRLTAHVTEANIMPTADPVPLVFQHEQSKITFRLAGQNASGLIIKSLLFELENVDLDDGQGERQVGFWAYCEGTGTLNAEVIVPAGVVFGPGINDGKRMEIGLVKVGAEGTTDNDYEGIMYIPNSTHIELQKNHDYLVTLTPEGYDLMATISIAGFPQPDGDHVGVPFQLPVLNEETERYEISTIAQLVTVSWLLTGDLNGELQSDWSTRTFDIVNDIEVSDRIKAEGDRYLNISTLNNYKNQFSNADKVTYSDGTNVFN; via the coding sequence ATGAAGATAAAATCATTGATATATTCGCTGTTGATCTTTGGAGGGGTGGTCTCTTTGGGTTCGTGCCAAAACGATGTCAACGATCCTCTTCCTGTGGGGGAAGGACAACAATTAACATTGCTTCCTTCCGTGGCAGATAGGAACAAAGTGGAAGTTCGCGCCGCAGGAAATATACCGTTTTTCGAGAACGGGAACGATATCACTGTCCAGGTCAAGACAAGCAGGACGGGAAGCGATTTTGTTTCGTACCCCTATACTTATAACAACGGTACTTTTGCCGAAAAGGCTCAAGGTCAGGGTTTCTTTTTTCCTGCAGACCAGACTTTTATTTCTGAGTTGAAAGCCTTTTGGCCGTCGTTTGAGAACAGGGGCGCGGTTATTACCGATCAACGCGACTTGGATCAGTTCAAACTTGCCAACCGCCTTACTGCCCATGTCACCGAGGCCAATATCATGCCTACGGCAGATCCCGTTCCATTGGTTTTCCAACATGAACAAAGTAAGATCACTTTCCGACTTGCAGGGCAAAATGCCAGTGGATTAATCATCAAATCACTCCTTTTTGAGCTTGAAAATGTTGATCTTGATGATGGACAAGGAGAGCGGCAAGTCGGTTTTTGGGCGTACTGTGAAGGGACGGGAACCCTCAATGCCGAAGTGATTGTGCCGGCCGGAGTTGTCTTTGGCCCAGGCATAAATGACGGAAAGAGAATGGAAATTGGATTGGTGAAAGTGGGTGCTGAAGGAACTACCGATAATGACTACGAAGGGATTATGTATATCCCTAATAGCACGCATATTGAGTTACAAAAAAATCACGATTACTTGGTCACCCTTACTCCCGAAGGTTATGATTTGATGGCAACTATCTCTATAGCCGGATTCCCTCAACCCGATGGGGATCACGTGGGTGTGCCCTTCCAGCTTCCGGTATTGAATGAAGAAACAGAGCGCTATGAGATAAGTACTATCGCACAATTGGTAACCGTATCATGGTTGCTGACCGGAGACCTGAATGGGGAGTTGCAATCGGATTGGAGTACTCGTACATTCGACATCGTGAATGATATAGAAGTATCCGACAGGATAAAGGCAGAGGGAGATCGTTATCTGAATATTTCTACGTTGAACAATTACAAGAATCAATTTTCCAATGCTGATAAGGTCACTTATTCTGATGGGACGAATGTGTTTAACTGA
- a CDS encoding flavodoxin — translation MNKIAILYGSSGGNAESVARQVQDLFDGNADLYNVEYVSIDEIKDYPYFVVGTSTTGIGDLQDDWDGFLPSFAGMDFTGKKVAIFALGDSASYSTSFAESMKVVYDELSDKAEIVGRVPDEGYTYDESTAVIDGLWVGLPIDEDNEYDMTEERLAKWVETLKEEFV, via the coding sequence ATGAATAAAATAGCGATTCTATACGGTTCATCGGGTGGGAACGCAGAATCTGTGGCAAGGCAGGTGCAGGACCTGTTCGACGGAAATGCCGACTTATATAATGTGGAGTATGTTTCCATCGATGAAATAAAAGATTATCCTTATTTTGTGGTAGGGACTTCCACTACGGGGATAGGAGATCTGCAGGACGACTGGGACGGATTTCTCCCTAGTTTTGCCGGAATGGATTTCACCGGAAAAAAGGTAGCCATCTTCGCACTAGGCGACAGCGCTTCTTACTCGACCAGTTTTGCAGAATCGATGAAAGTGGTCTACGACGAATTAAGCGATAAAGCCGAAATTGTTGGCCGGGTTCCGGATGAAGGGTATACCTACGACGAGTCTACCGCCGTAATCGACGGTTTGTGGGTAGGACTTCCCATCGATGAGGATAACGAGTACGATATGACTGAAGAACGCCTCGCCAAGTGGGTCGAAACTTTGAAAGAAGAATTCGTGTAA